The window CAACAGATAATAGACACTTCCAAAGGTCtcaccaaattcttcaacCCATActccaaatcatcttccaaccgACCcaaattcccttctttctcacctaTGCCTTTACCTCGAGCTACAGAAGTAGACGGCGAAGTAGGTAAATTGAGCAAGAAGGATTTTACGCAGTTTTCAAAGAGGTATCAGAATCTGAGTGGGGAAGAGAAACAGGCGTTAATCATGGATTTCAGAAGGAACTGGTTCAATGAGATGTCGAATTATtatggtggaggaggaaagtCTAACGAACAGGTCCAAGcggaggagagggagacgACAGAGTTGGAGCAGAGGTCAAAGGAGCAGGGTGGAGGAGAAACCGCAGTTCAGACGAATGTATAGAGAAGAGATTGTTTGTACGATATTATGATATAGCATTGCGATgcatcttccatcattcacaGAATGAACGGTGCTATTGTGCTTATGACATGCAGCTGGACTGGTGAGCTATAGTTGCACTTGCCAAGATTCAGCTTAATGTCTCTAGGTGGAGCCAAATGCGTGTGTATTGTTGAATAATTTGCGAAAAGTATACGTTAGATGGCTTAGATACCATCGACAAGCTTACTCGATTACTGTATTACTgattgaaagctttgaaatcgCTTCCATACGAGTAGCCTTTCTAAATTGTGCCAATTTCATAATTTCCTCTAATACAATCCAGGCGTACACCAACATGCATGATTATTTGTAGAACTGTATATACACCCCTTCAACCAAGTATCCATCTAGCTTGTAGAAGCGCCAACGGCCTATACGGAACATCATGTAGAACATCAGCGTCGCTGCCTCTGATCCTGACTGCTAGGGGAAATCACTTACCAATCTCTTGAGATGTTCCATGAACACTTGCAAACTGACATCATCCGTGAAGATCGCCTGACCACCTGCCGGTCCTGAACCATATCCACTTCCcgattggtgagttgtcgaAGGATTTAATTTCGATAACAAGAACCTAGCCTGTGAACCACCTTGATCACATACGACATATCTCGGGATAGGCAATCGATCTTCTAACAATTCCTGTGCGTCCGCAACGGGAGCTTCGAGAAGTTCTTTAAAGTTTGCATaatcttcttgttcttgataaTTCGCTTTACGCCATTGGGCAACGGTCTCTCCGTGGAATATCAGtatgtggaagaaggtatcgagCAACAGGATCACGTCGGGTCGAATAGAGACGGAATCGAGTAAAACGGGATGAGGTTCGGTATCGAAGCCGTATGACATTAGGGTAGGttggatcatgatcaagGAGTTGTTCACGTCGGCGTCGTTCAACACATGTCTGAGcgaagatcaatcagctaaAGTATGTTATCGATGATAtgggtatcactcacctgtagAAAGCAGTTTCATCGGGGGAATTATTGAACACCTGCAAGAATTGACTTCGTCTGAGATGGAACATGAACTGAGGATAGATACTGAAGTTCGGGCTCAGTTGGAAAGACGTCGGGTCTTCTTTCCTATAATCGGCGAACTTTTGACACAACCTGATAAGCATCCTATCCAACCATCTAAGTACATCTGGCGAGTCATCGATCTCAGCTTTGAACACTGCTATTCTGGCCATCAGGACCGCTGCTGCTTCTTGATCGAAGGAAGCGGCAATAGAGGGATGTCCACCTTCTTGGAATGTTCGAGAGATGGTCGTAACTCTCAATCTGTATTGTCCAGATGAATGTTGGTAATGAGTAACGAACTGAATCAGGCCTGATTGATTGGGTGATAGTGCTTGTCCTGCTGGAGTGACCACTTCGAAGTATACCGCTAATGACGTCTTGGGGGTAAGGGAGCAAACTTTCCAAGCGGATGTTTGACCGATACCAATCTCGGTTTCTCCAACACACTGGGATTTCTTGTTGGCAGAGATGACGTGGCCGATGACACCGGAGATCTTCAGTTCTTTGGTGGTCTAATGAGTGATTTATAATTCAGTCAGCTCCGTCACCTTTAGATATAATATTACGATCACCCACCAGAACATCGAAAGTACCATTGAAGCCCATCTTGAGGTaaccttgttcatccttACCCAAAGTTCGCAAGAAACTCTGCTTGAAGATGGCGGTCATGAACGAATCGGAAATGATCATGAAACCGTTTGTAGCGTTGGTAAGGGATTTCATCTCAAGAAGACCAACTTGATCAAGACATCCAGCGTAGATATCGATGGCATGACCATTTGCAGAAGCACGTTTGGAAAGACCTTCGTAGTACTATGGAAGCGAGCAGACTTGGTCAATGAATACGACTGAGCGGGATATAAaccttactcaccttggtagCTCGCTTGAAGTGCTTGACACTGTCCCTGTCGATATCATGGTGAGATCGGATGGGTTCTCTGAGTTCGGGACCGACAACGGTACCAGGACCATCGGTAGGTGGACCACCTGAGAAGAGCATGATTCGAGCGCCAGTGTTGGGGAAGGCGGACTATTAAGCCGCGTAGAGATGATTAGTGAGAGCTCGCAATGGTAAGACTGGTGGTCCAACCATTCATAGTATCcacccttcatcttcccatcagCCAAGAAATGacataactcacctcgagtAGAGCAGTCGCAACACCCAAGGCCACACCAGTACATCTAAGTGGTCTCTTATCTTGATCCACGGGCCAAGGATCTCTCTGAAGGTTCTCCAAGATATTGGTCAATTGGAATTCGCAGCTCTCGACCGATTGGAGGAACTTGGAAGCAGCTGGAGCAGGGACCGGTTGACCTGGTCTCATAGCTTGGATAGGTCGATTGGATGGGTTCAGCCCTAACATATCGGCGATCTGTTTCGGTTGGTAGTCTTTTGATCCTCTGAAGACGTAGGCTTTGGGGCAATCGGCATAGGCTAACTCGTGGACCATTGCCTTTGGGTTGTTCCATGGCATATCAGTCACTGCACAGACCATAATGTTAGGATATGATTTATGAGAAAGGCTGTACTTACCATAGTACCGAAAGTGATCAACCCCACCAACGCATTGGGAGGTAACAGACTCAAACTGACTACGAGAGTCTCCCTCAAAGccttcaactcatcttcgtctACGCACGTATCGACCACGTATAAGAAGATGGGTGGGATCTGAGCTGGTCGGGATAAGGTATATTCAATGGTGGTGAATTTAGGTAAGAGTTCAGGAGGTAAGTTGTTAGGAGATAAATCTTGGTGATAATGTTGAGGGAAAGGATTTCGTTGTAAACAGAAGGGACAGATCCACATTTTACCTCGGACGTCGACTTGACTATAACCATCTcatacatcagcttccagCTCCTCGTTAATGTGCTCTTTTTCGAGTATCTTTATATTTGGATGTTTTCCATTGAAACGTGATTGATAACACGTCATATCCGCAAACTCACCAATAAGGATTCAAGATAGCCTTACATGAGCCTTTACAAGTGACAGGCTCGTACATCACCGGAGGtagatcttctctttccttcaaTGGGGTATACAAAGCTGAGATGGGAACCACAGTACGTGTAGCTTCGATACGACTGGATGGCCAGACGTTCCATGAGAGTCTGACACCTGTAAGTGGGTTAGTGTAGCGCTTGACTAGTAGGTGGAAATTGACTTACCATCCTTATCTTCGACATCCTCGAATCCTGGTCCGTTCATCTTGCTATTGATCTATGAGTCTGATGGGCTGAAGTAGAGtgaggtgagtgttttgagGAAGTACGTATGGTGAGTTACTTGTTAAGTTGGAGCGAAAGCATTCAACAGAGGTTCCACGCCGCGTCTATCAATCCGTCATCTCATGTGGCAGCTCACCCTAAACTCGCAAGCCTTGTATACTACAAACACTGATTGACAAAACCGTAAATCTCCGTTCGTATAACGGCTAGTATGGCCGCTTGTCATTTCGGAACACTAGTTCCCACGGCGCGGCAGATCAGAGTTCGATTCTCTGACGGAGAGATTTCTTTTTGCTTTTGGAACCGTTGCGCCCTTCCCACGCATGTCCAGAGTTGTCTGCATGGTCAGCATTGCCTGGAACACCATTTGGAAGTGTCGAAGGCTCAGAAAAGTGATGAGAAATGATAGGTATAGCGAGTGATGAGTCAAGGAATGCTTGAAACACAAAGTGCCACATTCCCATCTGAAGGTGAAAAATCGGTGATCAATAATGCGTCAGGTCATCTTCACATTCCAACTTTCCAAATTGTCCACCTACTCCTGCGCAATACATTACCCCCTTCCTCCTATCCCAATATGACTTGTCTGGTATCCAAGCTCGTCAGTCTTACTCGATACAGTGGCTGATATGGTTGATCAGTCACGTCAAGCGGTAACTAATCACCGAGTATCTGTCGTCAGGGTGACATTCATTCATGCGCTGTTACAGGTGCAGGTACTGCCTTGACGTATCAAATTCGACAGCTCACTCGAGCATAAAGTATGACGACGGTAGTCATGATGGTCTTGATACCTCATCAATGACTTGGGCCCGGATGATCAGTCTCCAGGCTGATCTCGTCGACGGGAAGGAACGATGTTGTATCAAACCTTGTTTGGGGATGTCGAAACTGTACGACCGACAGACATCAAGTTCAATTTCCCCTAACATGTCCGATCAGCTTATGAAATTTTGTGGTCGGAACCATGATGATTGTGGGACAATGCGATGTACCAGAAAGATATATAATCGACTTGTATACTCACccaagatgatcttcttctcctcagccTTCTTTACGCTCACTTTTTCATTCAATTCCCTCCAAGCACTGGTTGCTTCAACTTTTCCCAACTTACGTTTTTCGCTGTCCACACTTATCTACTTACTTATTTCTTCTATAACTCAGATTGATTTTCGGTGAAAATACTTTCTTTTCGATTCACTTACTTTCGATAAAGTCAACAACCTACAAAAATGCAAATCCAATCTTTATTCGcccttctacctctcttAGCTGGTCTTGCTAGTCGGACCGGTGCTGTACCTATTTACACGTTGATCAAAAGGGAAGTTccacaaggtgagtaatttGCCTTCCTGGCAATTAACATGACTGATTTGATATGATAGAAAAATCCCATGCGAGTATCCTGCAAGCTGTCCAAACTGTTTTACAACAAGATAATCCTTTAGGTATTGTTGATCCGTAAGTATCGTTCACGTAGACTATCAGAGCTCTAAAGTATCAGCTCCAGCTTATTCGGGTTTGGTCTCCCAGCGTGTTTGGTCTCCTGGGTAATGCAGCTGCAGCAGCCGGTGCAGGTCAAGTCACCAATACCGATTGTCTCCAACAAGCCACTGCCGACCAGGCATTCACCAATGCGAAGGCTGCGAATGACGTCGCGGGCATGACGGCCGCCTTGACTTATAGAGCTTTGGAGAGAAATACCGGTCAAGTGGGACTGGCAAGTGTTTTGTGGTAAGTCCCAGAACATCATTGCTTGCCTGTCACTTTTTAAAGTGTACACCAGGATGATCAAATACTATTTTCTGCCATGGAATTACCTTAGAAAAAGAGATGTACTTGTATGCTGACAGTTTTGTTCACCTCGTAGTACCGAGACACCGGTCAATCCTGAAATCGCCGCTATATCACGACACCAAGATCCCGCCTCAGCCGACGCAGCAGCCACCAACAAAGCTATCACCCTTGCACTCGCCCAGCAAATCGCCGCGGTTGGTGGGGATCCCCTTGAGGCCTTGAAGAGCGGCACTTTCGCACCTGGAGATACGAGCGATCCGACTGGTAAAGGGAATagttgtgatgatgatgattgtatcTTCACTCAAAACCTGCTTGTTGAGGTAAGTAGGCTATGATTCAGTGCAATCAATGACCCCAGATACTGATGGTTTGGTTTTCCGGATGGTAGGATGCcactgaagaagagatcaacgCTGCTGTGGCTGGTGTCGCTTCTACTGGTACGGCTGGTACGGCTGATACGGCCACCGCGACTGATACCACGACTGCCGGTTGCCCAGCTGTTGTTGACGACTCGGCTACTGGAAATACCACTTCTACAGATACCACCGACACTGCTACTGGGACCGACGATTCAACCGACACAGCAGATTCAACTGTGAGTCACCTTCTATGGTTTTTCCGGGAACAGCTGAAAGCTTATTGCTGATCTTAAATCTTTTTACCAGGCTACAACGACCAATACTACTCCTGCAGCTGGGATCGACGTTGGACAATGTACAGACTTCTCTCTGACTTTCGCAGCTGGCTTGGATGGTCGTAAAGCAGATGAATTCACTTTCCAACCTGTAAGTGAATTGCGCCCAATGCATCCATCTTGGAGTCTTACTAACAGAACGATATATGGTGGGGTGTGATCAGACCGATTTGACCAATTTCAATCATGGTTCCGCGCTCAACccttcaatcatcactcaatTCATGTGTGATACTTTTGTTAACGCTTGTGCTAATTCAGCAACTACTAGAGATGTCGTAAGTCCTGTTCCCCAACATCTTTCTCAGACGTCTACGGATAtagctgatgtcgatgatgatcttgatgtgaTAGTGTAAAACCGTGGCTGCTGATTTAGATGCCCAACTTGCATCTGGAGCTTTACAGAGAGATCAGGGATTCGCTGATGCCTGGTTGACTGGGGTGAGTTAACGACAAACAAGATGTCTCGAGTCGTTTCGTCGGCTGATCAACGATCACAGCTCGAATCTGCCTTTGGAATTCAATCCACTGGTACGGGTACTGGATCCGGTGCCGCTGCTGCCGACACTGCTGCTTCTGCCGATGACGCCACTGTGACCAGCACCGCTGCTACAGCTGATTCAGCCAGtactgctactgctactgctgcCACGGGCGATGCCGATACTTCCACTACTGTGAGTATATTCTACACTTCAAACCCTTAGGACGACTTGCCTTACTGAAGCGACAAATGTTCTAGGCTACCGGTGACAACCTCCAAACTTTCTCTGAAGCATTAAATGGAGTAGCTGCCACTCCCGTTATCAATATCGGTGGGACCAGACCATTGCAAGTTAAAGCTGATACGTTCGTCAATGCCGGTGCGGCTTTCCAGAGAAGTTGCGATCAGCAGTTCaatggatggtgagtggttCTTACTCATCTCGATTGCATCGGTGTGTAGCTTGTGGTGAAGCTGACCACGCTGGGCTTGTGATATAGTGCCAACGCTGCTAATTCCGGATCGGGCGATGCGAGTGTAGCGGAATGCTCGGCTCAGAAAGATCGATGTAGTGCTGCCACACCTCAGGCCTAGGCTTAGATCACATGGAGATAAATCCTTGCGAATTGTATCGCTTGTTTGTTGATATGCTTTTGTAGGACAGTCACTCATTTACCTGAGTGATGTTTGAAGATATGCAAAAGCTCGCTTTCTTCCATTTTAATCGTTGAGATTGTATAAATGTTACAATATGACTGCATCTCATGAGATACTTCGATATGCTATACTATCTAGGTCTGGGTAAACCATATTCCCGCTTCCACTAAATACCTGCTTGTTTTTTATTTATTTTTGTCTCGTAGAATGTTATaattctcttcttcatcttcgccTGCTTTCTCTGGATAAAGGTGGTTTTCGGATATACTGTATCAAGGAGGGGATGGATTTATACGGTAAGTTGATATTCGTATTCGTCACTACCGCTCTGTGAGATCCATAAGATGATAGCCCTGTGTATTATAACCATGTCAGTCAGGTTCCAATGATGAATGTCTTTTCCGACTCACGATAACATGATACCTCCATTCATGGCTACATTCATTATTCCATAGTAGACGTAATCTGTGTATTCGGTGATGATGTATTTGAGGATCAAGACGGTCTATACGAGAATGATACATCAGCATTAGCCTTCGTGTAGAGGACATATCAATACAAAGGGAGGGGATGTGGAGTTGCTTGTTGATTGACTATGAGTGAACAGTCCACTCACCAGACTTCCAGCCAGACCACCAGCCATCAACGCTACTCCGATAAACAATACAACCCTAGCTCGAACTGCAGCTGGACCATCACCTCCCCAGCTATCCCCTGAGAGAGCAGCGTTCAGATGTGATTTATCCAAAAGAGATGTAATGAGGAAACCGACTACAAAGTGAACGATCAAGCGATCAAGTAAGTATTTGTGACAACAGGGGGACAAAGGATATTTTTATGTGATTAAGACCTTACGAGTGGAACATATAGCTGGAATCCAATCTACGAAACTCATATGTACGGGTACGACATCGTATGGGGCGTCGGGAGGTGGTTTGGCATGGGATGATATGGTAGCTGCGTCgaataagaagaagtagGATAAGGCGAACTGCGGATGCCATCGTGTTAGACTTCGATATCCCTCTTGTATCAGACTGTCTGGGGATGGTGGAGGCGGAGGAAGAGACAAGTAGTGTGGAATGGCATGTACTCACCAATCCACCAGACAGATACGTCCCGATAGACCTCACTTTGGGTCCTACTTCGAATCGGGGTAATGAGAATCGGAACACCCTTCGAGGGTCGTATGAGGCCTATACACCCATAGACAGTCAGCTGGCGATCTCATGCTGGAGCACTTTCGAGCAGCTCACATGTGGTATCGACATGGTCGCTTTGTTCGAAGTGTTAGAGGATAGATGGTCATTCAGCTATAAAGCAGAGGCATGAATCGATATTCGACTGACTGGCTGTCGTTGATCCAAGCAGCCAAAGTGAGAGGGACGACGGAGCTGACTACTCATTCATGTGTATTACGTAATCTGACACCCTACCTCTGATTTCGTCATGTTGAGGGTCTGTGCGTGCACGCGTGACCATGGGAAGGAGTGAGGATTGAGTGATGGGGTAGACGCGACTGCTAAGAACATTACTTTTGTAAttcacattctcatctttgtcctttcttctttcattccatcctcataTGTCTTTCGTACAGTGAGAGAACCACAAGAACCATGGGTATCTCTGGTCTGCTACCCCTGCTCAAGGAGATACAAGTCAGTGGACACGTATCAGAGTtcaaggggaagaggtgagcCGGGATTCCTTTTACGCGATGGTCTATATAAGTACGTGCGCTGACGAGATGGTCCCATATAGACTGGCGGTAGATGTGGGTGCATTCAGCTTTCCACAGTGTTGTCACATCATGAATTACGAGctcagctgatcaatgtACTCTGATAGGCATACGTATGGCTTCATAAAGGTGCATTCGGTTGTGCGGAAGATCTggtgaaagggaagaagacGACCAAGTGAGCTGTCCATTACCTCCTCGGTGTCTCCAGTGGTAGCTCATATACCGAGTATAGATTCGTGGACTATGCGATGCATCGAGTACGGATGCTTCGATATCATGGTATAACGCCTTTTATCGTATTTGATGGTGGACCATTACCAGCTAAGAAGGGTACAGAAGTATCAAgagcaaggtgagctatctcttTATCAGCAACGATTAGCTCATATACTCAACCTTCTCTAATAGGTCACGGGCGGAGAATCTCGAAAGAGCACGATCCATGGAATCTCAAGGACGATGGAGGGAAGCTAGGGATTTTTACACGAGGTGTTTGGATATAACCCCTGAAATGGCATATCAACttatcaaggtgagctgaaaaTTTCCAGCCCTTGGGACGTTAGCTGACACACAATcttttgattgatgagtAGGCACTCAAAGCGGAGAATGTAGATTATGTGGTAGCACCCTACGAAGCTGATGCCCAGCTGTGTTATCTGGAAAGAGAGGGTTTTGTAGATGGGATCATAACGGAAGATTCTGATTTACTGGTCTTTGGTTGTCgtcaggtgagtcagctgattcTCTGCCCCCTATACAAACTGGATTCGTAGCTGACATTCTTGGCACCCTCTAGGTGATATTCAAACTGGATGGGAATGGTCAATGTGTCTGGATACACCGTAATAACTTGGCAACGATACGCGATTTTCCCATGCACGGATGGACGGATGTTCAGTTCAGGAGGATGGCTGTGAGTCGAAGATTTTTTTCAATCTGTTTTCCTTCCAGTTGGACTGATAGGAGACCATGGGTCATTTCCGACCTCCGTAGATGCTCTCAGGTTGTGATTATCTCGATTCAATCGTAGGTATAGGGCTAAAAAAGGCTCATGcgttgatgaggagattCAAGACGGTTGAAAAGGTGAACTTTCTATTCAGTTACAATGTTCATTCTGACTTATACCTTTCAAAGCTGCTCCAACATGTACGACTAGAAGGATCGATGACTATCCCACCGGATTATCTCATCTCGTTCGCTCAAGCAGAACTGGCCTTTATTCATCAGCGGGTATACTGTCCCGAGCAGGGTCGTCTAGTACCGCTCAACGATTTTCCCGAAGGTGGTCTaggtgaaaatgatgaaagatggataGGGttagatgtggaagaagaaatagcTAGAGGAATGGCCAAAGGCGATCTGCACCCTGAAACGAGGTTACCTATAGTCGATGAATGGCCAGATTATCACCCAGCACCTCGAGTCAGACCCCTCACAGAAAATTTCTCTAAGATCAATGCGACAGTCTCTGCTGGACCTATGGATGCTTTCGTTACCAGTGAGTCGGCTTCCAGCCAATTCGCCGTTCGctcaagctgacgatatcgTAGGAATGAAGAAGACCAGATCGCTGCCCAAATCCGTTGGTACCCTTGGTTCTGGACCGTCTCGTCTTTCCGATCAAGATCTCGATCGTTTCTCTGCGCCTGCCGTCTTATCAGGAACTCGGCACGAGTCAACAGGTAGTAAGAAAAGTAAATTCTTCTCGAGACCTTCCAAACGCGAAATAACAcctgaattggaagaacccCTCCATTGGGAAGACGATCAGGAAAGCGAGGAAATCGAGAGTCAACCTGTTGCCGGACCATCTCGAATCCCAGCTTCTACACCCCATCGTTCCCCTAGTCCTGCGATTTCTTCGATTCGAGAGGATGATTCACCTGTCAAATCGGTCATCTCAGGTCATATATTGACTTCACCAGGGTGTGTACTTTCCAGTCCACCTGATTCACCTTCACGGGGAATACTCTTCTCAACTCCtcgaagaaaggatcatcaGATCCGAGAATGTACTCCACCATCACCTACTGGCGCTTCGGTCGGTGAGAACGTACTCATAGCTGCGTCCTCTCAAGTGTTGGAGACGGAGTATGAGGAATGCGAAGATTACGACTACGATAACGAAGCGAACGAAGACATGATAGAAGAGACGCAGGTGGACATTCCAGCCCCAACTCCTACGCAGAGTCAGACTCGAACTCCTgcaaggaaagaaaggaaatcGCTATCGAGATTATCAACTATCGTCatacccaattcatcatcacctttcacaACGACTACGACATCATTCGTACCCGAGACTCAATCTTGGCCAATGGGTAGGAAGCTTAAACCTTTCGCTTCGAACTCGAGCGACACGATTTCAGCGGAAGAACAACTGATCACGCCGTCCttagatcagatcaatcagaggaagaggaaacgaTCGATTAAACAGGAGGTGATtggagttgaggatgagattgaagatgaaggtgaaaagaaaCGATTGGAACGAGCCAGGATCGTTGCGGATGGATGGAAAGCTAAATATGCCTTTgagcagaaggtgagttgtcgaTACGATGTCAAGTGGTAGAGTACCAACAAAGCTGACAAAGTTTGTGCCATTTTACCAGTCCTCTTCTCCCGCgtccatcccttcatctgACGATGTACCTAACAAACCTACCAAACGTACAAAGTCGGACCCTACGATTCGTCCTCGGCCGGAAC of the Kwoniella mangroviensis CBS 8507 chromosome 3, whole genome shotgun sequence genome contains:
- a CDS encoding protein transporter SEC23; translation: MNGPGFEDVEDKDGVRLSWNVWPSSRIEATRTVVPISALYTPLKEREDLPPVMYEPVTCKGSCKAILNPYCQVDVRGKMWICPFCLQRNPFPQHYHQDLSPNNLPPELLPKFTTIEYTLSRPAQIPPIFLYVVDTCVDEDELKALRETLVVSLSLLPPNALVGLITFGTMAMVHELAYADCPKAYVFRGSKDYQPKQIADMLGLNPSNRPIQAMRPGQPVPAPAASKFLQSVESCEFQLTNILENLQRDPWPVDQDKRPLRCTGVALGVATALLESAFPNTGARIMLFSGGPPTDGPGTVVGPELREPIRSHHDIDRDSVKHFKRATKYYEGLSKRASANGHAIDIYAGCLDQVGLLEMKSLTNATNGFMIISDSFMTAIFKQSFLRTLGKDEQGYLKMGFNGTFDVLTTKELKISGVIGHVISANKKSQCVGETEIGIGQTSAWKVCSLTPKTSLAVYFEVVTPAGQALSPNQSGLIQFVTHYQHSSGQYRLRVTTISRTFQEGGHPSIAASFDQEAAAVLMARIAVFKAEIDDSPDVLRWLDRMLIRLCQKFADYRKEDPTSFQLSPNFSIYPQFMFHLRRSQFLQVFNNSPDETAFYRHVLNDADVNNSLIMIQPTLMSYGFDTEPHPVLLDSVSIRPDVILLLDTFFHILIFHGETVAQWRKANYQEQEDYANFKELLEAPVADAQELLEDRLPIPRYVVCDQGGSQARFLLSKLNPSTTHQSGSGYGSGPAGGQAIFTDDVSLQVFMEHLKRLAVGASTS
- a CDS encoding mitochondrial 54S ribosomal protein mL41; its protein translation is MRPTSIIAGASRLPLTPKRGNKDFYKGTGQSRVPGGGHRTGPPGVHVVKGKAKYRVLDEKVRLFVGPGAKVLEETELRPYVATQQIIDTSKGLTKFFNPYSKSSSNRPKFPSFSPMPLPRATEVDGEVGKLSKKDFTQFSKRYQNLSGEEKQALIMDFRRNWFNEMSNYYGGGGKSNEQVQAEERETTELEQRSKEQGGGETAVQTNV